A portion of the Moraxella ovis genome contains these proteins:
- a CDS encoding SIMPL domain-containing protein (The SIMPL domain is named for its presence in mouse protein SIMPL (signalling molecule that associates with mouse pelle-like kinase). Bacterial member BP26, from Brucella, was shown to assemble into a channel-like structure, while YggE from E. coli has been associated with resistance to oxidative stress.), which translates to MDAAKQFQQEAATIAQAFGAKDYKIVNVQLGNNDNYYSHAIPTAMSMARNESTDIENLNLESGKATLSYNASGTIELIR; encoded by the coding sequence TTGGATGCCGCCAAGCAATTTCAACAAGAAGCAGCAACCATCGCTCAGGCCTTTGGCGCCAAAGACTACAAGATCGTGAATGTACAGCTGGGCAATAACGATAACTACTATTCTCATGCCATACCAACTGCCATGTCGATGGCTCGAAATGAAAGCACAGACATCGAGAACTTAAACCTAGAAAGCGGAAAAGCAACACTTAGCTACAACGCCAGTGGCACAATCGAGCTGATTCGTTAA
- a CDS encoding L,D-transpeptidase family protein, with product MLLKKTFLAATLLTLSLGAHAQELTDGDIVDGEVVQSATVDNSAIQSIEQDGKRYTTVNLSDYAKQVNEATWSPNMKVNTAMTVKMQVLLDWNHASPGPVDGGWGMNSKKALVNFQKMRNLEPTGKMDEATWVEMTKKIDPNQPVLVSYTITKEDTKGLYKALPSDAESRSKLKALGYESIQEMLGERFHMDVAYLKKLNPNKKFVEGETITVINPGKPFEGRVTRVVADRNDKILYAYDGDTLVATYPTTIGSAATATPSGKFKVINKVKMPHYKATVNRESETNKKTFILPPGPNSPVGVVWMGLNKPSYGIHGSPKPEGISRQASLGCIRLTNWDVLELHANIQNGASVEIR from the coding sequence ATGCTACTTAAAAAAACATTTCTAGCAGCCACCCTACTGACCCTAAGTTTGGGCGCGCACGCCCAAGAGCTTACCGATGGTGACATCGTTGATGGTGAAGTGGTACAGTCAGCTACTGTAGATAATTCAGCCATCCAAAGCATCGAGCAAGATGGCAAACGTTACACCACCGTCAACCTATCAGATTATGCCAAGCAAGTCAACGAAGCAACGTGGTCGCCGAACATGAAGGTGAATACTGCAATGACTGTTAAGATGCAGGTATTGCTTGATTGGAACCATGCATCTCCTGGTCCAGTCGATGGCGGCTGGGGCATGAACAGCAAAAAAGCACTGGTTAACTTCCAAAAAATGCGCAATCTAGAGCCTACCGGCAAGATGGATGAAGCGACTTGGGTAGAGATGACCAAGAAAATCGATCCAAATCAGCCTGTATTGGTGTCATACACCATCACCAAAGAAGACACCAAAGGTCTATATAAGGCACTACCAAGTGATGCTGAATCACGCTCTAAGCTTAAAGCTCTTGGGTATGAGAGCATCCAAGAGATGCTCGGCGAGCGTTTTCATATGGACGTTGCTTACCTAAAGAAACTTAATCCAAATAAAAAATTCGTTGAAGGCGAGACCATTACCGTCATCAATCCAGGCAAACCTTTTGAAGGTCGCGTCACTCGCGTGGTCGCTGATCGTAATGATAAAATCCTATACGCCTATGATGGCGATACCCTAGTCGCCACCTATCCGACCACCATCGGCAGCGCTGCAACCGCCACTCCAAGTGGTAAATTTAAAGTCATTAACAAGGTTAAGATGCCGCACTACAAGGCAACAGTAAACCGCGAGAGCGAAACCAACAAAAAAACCTTCATCCTACCACCAGGCCCTAATAGCCCTGTTGGTGTTGTATGGATGGGTTTAAACAAACCAAGCTACGGCATCCACGGTTCGCCAAAACCAGAAGGCATCAGCCGTCAAGCGTCACTTGGCTGCATTCGCCTGACCAACTGGGATGTGCTAGAATTACACGCCAACATCCAAAATGGCGCAAGCGTCGAAATCCGCTAA
- the putA gene encoding bifunctional proline dehydrogenase/L-glutamate gamma-semialdehyde dehydrogenase PutA — MFNFAHVQTPLRDAITSAYRLDEPTAVQNLANTLNFTQEQKNEITDLARRLITQVRADRSKSSGVDALMHEFSLSSEEGIALMCLAEALLRIPDNATRDKLIRDKLSDGDWKSHVGNSPSMFVNAAAWGLVLTGKLTSDVSEKSLGSALTRAIQKGGEPFIRGGVNYAMKMLGKQFVTGQTIQEALDNGKEREKLGYRFSFDMLGEAAMTEADADRYYNDYVTAIHAIGKDAQGRGVYDGNGISVKLSAIHPRYFRAQHDRVMNELLPRLKALFVLAKEYNIGLNIDAEEANRLELSLDLMEKLVSDPDLAGFNGIGFVVQAYQKRCPYVIDYLIDLARRNNQKLMIRLVKGAYWDSEIKWAQVDGMDGYPVYTRKVHTDVSYLACAQKLLAAQDAIFPQFATHNAQSLATIYKMGEDKDFEFQCLHGMGETLYDQVVGEKNLGRRVRIYAPVGTHKTLLAYLVRRLLENGANSSFVNRIVDDKVSIDELTVSPLDEIDVNNITTNPLTPKPRHIYGERLNSYGIDLSNEHVLSALQADMNAALNIDFGSVKSLTSIPVLHNPTHAVLNPADHSDIVGHVSFIKVDAISNVIGAAISAQSSWQSTLPKARADILRRFADTLESPKYMALLLMIAVREAGKTLLNAIAEVREAVDFCRYYADETERLNLNSPVGTVVAISPWNFPLAIFVGEVVSALAVGNTVVAKPAEQTSIIAHLAVTWLHEAGVPKDALQLVLGAGDVGAALTNDPRIDGVIFTGSTDVAKRINTILAARTDNPVLIAETGGMNAMIVDSTALPEQVCTDVLASAFDSAGQRCSALRILCIQEDIADHMIEMIKGAMDELVVNNPAYLATDVGPVIDAEAQENLLSHINTLKQTAPYHEVKVRSHAQGTFVAPVMFELKNLSQLKKEVFGPVLHIVRFHAHELNDLIDNINKKGFALTHGIHSRIDSTIDNITSHIEAGNVYINRNIVGAVVGVQPFGGHGMSGTGPKAGGPFYLQRLSKLDTWHAPKVDFPARVDEMALNQVLSTAKVLSLSVDELHSLEAIADQARKNSLNEAYTVLPGPTGERNTLSWRAPHSVALYGGTAAASVEALAVLAANGITAHILPNHILAASVDLFGDSLVVSEQAGLDAHNIIIALESMPSDEQVRLATLDGSIRRVIDATHGLDVTRLYHEISQSYNTTAAGGNASLMASA; from the coding sequence ATGTTTAACTTTGCGCATGTTCAAACTCCGTTGCGTGATGCGATCACGTCTGCCTATCGTCTAGATGAACCAACTGCGGTTCAAAACTTGGCGAATACGCTTAATTTTACCCAAGAACAAAAAAATGAAATCACCGATCTGGCGCGTCGCCTAATCACACAGGTAAGAGCCGACCGCAGTAAGTCATCAGGCGTTGATGCGTTGATGCACGAGTTTTCTTTATCTAGCGAGGAAGGCATTGCGCTCATGTGTCTCGCCGAAGCCCTGCTTCGCATTCCTGATAACGCCACTCGCGACAAACTTATCCGTGATAAATTATCTGATGGTGACTGGAAAAGCCACGTCGGCAACAGTCCATCGATGTTCGTAAACGCTGCGGCTTGGGGTCTTGTTCTGACCGGTAAACTAACCTCAGATGTCAGCGAAAAATCCCTAGGTTCGGCACTGACTCGCGCAATCCAAAAAGGCGGCGAACCATTCATCCGTGGTGGTGTTAATTACGCCATGAAGATGCTGGGCAAACAATTCGTCACAGGTCAAACCATCCAAGAAGCTCTAGATAATGGCAAAGAGCGCGAGAAATTAGGCTATCGTTTCAGCTTTGACATGCTAGGCGAAGCAGCCATGACCGAGGCAGATGCTGACCGTTATTATAATGACTATGTGACCGCCATCCACGCCATTGGCAAAGATGCCCAAGGTCGCGGCGTGTATGATGGCAATGGCATCTCAGTTAAGCTATCTGCCATTCATCCACGCTACTTCCGCGCTCAACATGACCGCGTGATGAACGAGCTGCTGCCACGCCTAAAAGCCCTATTCGTTCTGGCCAAAGAATATAACATCGGTCTAAACATTGATGCTGAAGAAGCCAACCGCTTAGAACTGTCGCTTGATCTGATGGAAAAACTGGTGTCAGACCCAGATCTGGCAGGCTTTAATGGCATTGGCTTTGTCGTACAAGCATATCAAAAACGCTGCCCTTATGTGATCGATTACCTGATTGATCTGGCGCGTCGTAACAACCAAAAACTAATGATTCGTCTGGTTAAAGGCGCATACTGGGACAGCGAAATCAAATGGGCACAAGTCGATGGCATGGATGGCTATCCTGTCTATACGCGTAAGGTTCACACCGACGTGTCTTATCTTGCATGTGCACAGAAGCTACTTGCCGCTCAAGACGCCATTTTCCCACAATTCGCCACACACAACGCCCAAAGCCTTGCCACCATTTACAAGATGGGCGAAGATAAAGACTTTGAATTTCAATGCTTGCACGGCATGGGTGAGACTCTATACGACCAAGTTGTCGGCGAAAAGAACCTTGGTCGTCGCGTGCGCATTTATGCACCAGTTGGTACACATAAGACTTTGCTTGCCTACCTAGTGCGTCGCCTACTAGAAAATGGTGCCAACTCATCATTCGTTAACCGTATCGTTGATGACAAAGTAAGTATCGATGAGCTGACTGTGTCGCCACTAGATGAGATTGATGTTAATAACATTACTACCAACCCACTAACGCCTAAGCCACGCCACATCTACGGCGAGCGACTTAATTCTTATGGCATTGATTTGTCTAATGAGCATGTATTATCCGCACTTCAAGCTGACATGAATGCTGCGCTTAACATTGACTTTGGCAGTGTTAAGTCTCTAACCAGCATTCCTGTGCTACACAACCCAACGCACGCCGTTCTAAACCCGGCTGATCACAGCGATATTGTCGGTCATGTATCATTCATTAAGGTTGATGCGATCTCTAATGTGATTGGTGCCGCCATCAGCGCCCAAAGCTCATGGCAAAGCACTTTACCAAAAGCGCGCGCTGATATCTTGCGACGCTTTGCCGATACGCTAGAATCACCCAAGTACATGGCACTGCTGCTGATGATCGCTGTACGCGAGGCTGGTAAAACCTTATTGAACGCCATCGCAGAAGTTCGTGAAGCGGTTGATTTTTGTCGTTATTATGCCGATGAGACCGAGCGTCTAAACCTAAACAGCCCAGTTGGTACTGTCGTTGCGATCAGTCCATGGAACTTCCCGCTTGCCATCTTTGTGGGTGAAGTGGTGTCAGCACTGGCCGTGGGTAACACCGTCGTTGCCAAGCCCGCCGAACAAACAAGCATCATCGCCCATCTGGCAGTGACATGGCTACATGAAGCTGGCGTACCAAAGGATGCGCTTCAACTTGTTCTGGGCGCAGGTGACGTGGGCGCGGCATTGACAAATGACCCACGCATTGATGGTGTGATCTTTACAGGTTCGACCGATGTCGCCAAGCGCATCAACACCATCCTAGCTGCACGTACTGACAATCCTGTATTGATCGCTGAGACGGGCGGCATGAATGCGATGATTGTGGACTCTACCGCACTGCCTGAACAGGTATGTACTGACGTACTGGCCTCTGCCTTTGACTCAGCTGGTCAGCGCTGCTCTGCCCTGCGTATTCTATGCATCCAAGAAGACATCGCTGATCACATGATCGAGATGATCAAAGGCGCCATGGATGAGCTTGTGGTGAATAATCCAGCTTACCTAGCAACGGATGTCGGTCCTGTGATTGATGCAGAAGCCCAAGAGAACCTGCTTAGCCACATCAATACTCTTAAGCAAACGGCACCTTATCATGAGGTGAAAGTACGCTCACACGCCCAAGGCACCTTCGTCGCGCCAGTAATGTTCGAACTTAAGAACCTATCGCAGCTCAAAAAAGAAGTATTCGGCCCTGTGCTGCACATTGTTCGATTCCATGCGCATGAGCTTAATGACTTGATCGATAACATCAACAAAAAAGGCTTTGCGCTGACGCACGGCATCCACAGCCGCATCGATAGCACGATTGATAATATCACCAGCCACATCGAGGCAGGTAACGTATACATCAACCGCAACATCGTTGGCGCGGTGGTTGGTGTGCAGCCATTTGGCGGTCATGGCATGAGTGGCACAGGCCCTAAAGCTGGCGGTCCATTCTACTTACAGCGCCTAAGCAAGCTTGACACTTGGCACGCGCCAAAGGTTGATTTTCCTGCGCGCGTGGATGAGATGGCACTTAATCAAGTGCTTAGCACTGCAAAAGTCCTAAGCCTATCAGTAGACGAACTTCACTCATTGGAAGCCATCGCTGATCAAGCACGAAAAAACTCGCTTAACGAGGCATATACCGTGCTTCCAGGACCAACAGGCGAACGCAACACCTTATCATGGCGTGCACCGCATTCTGTGGCGCTATACGGCGGTACAGCAGCTGCATCCGTAGAAGCATTGGCGGTATTAGCAGCTAACGGCATCACAGCACACATCTTGCCAAATCATATCTTAGCCGCCAGCGTTGATCTCTTCGGGGATAGCCTGGTGGTGAGCGAGCAGGCTGGCTTAGATGCGCATAACATCATCATCGCCTTAGAATCGATGCCAAGTGACGAACAAGTACGCTTAGCCACCCTAGATGGTTCGATTCGCCGCGTTATCGATGCCACTCACGGCTTAGACGTTACCCGTCTATATCATGAAATCAGCCAAAGTTACAACACCACGGCTGCTGGTGGTAACGCAAGTCTGATGGCAAGCGCGTAA
- the nrdA gene encoding class 1a ribonucleoside-diphosphate reductase subunit alpha, which yields MVHIDKIQVTKRDGRSEPIDLEKIHKVITWAAKDLKDVSVSQVELKSHIQFYDGIRTKDIHETIIKAAADLISASTPDYQYLAARLAIFHLRKIAYGDYEPPHLYDHVSKLTEAGKYDKHILADYTYEEFDELNNYIDHERDMNLAYAAVEQMMGKYLVQDRVTKQVYESPQFLYVLVGMCLFAAYDKAERLDYVKRFYDATSNFYISLPTPIMSGVRTPTRQFSSCVLIECGDNLDSINATTSAIVRYVSQRAGIGINAGAIRALGSPIRGGEAQHTGCIPFFKMFQAAVKSCSQGGVRGGAATLFYPMWHLEVESLLVLKNNRGVEDNRVRHMDYGVQINKTLYARLIQNKEIALFSPSDVPGLYEAFFADQAEFERLYTQYENDESIRKRKIPARELFSLMLQERASTGRIYVQNVDHCNTHSPFDPAVAPIRQSNLCMEIALPTKPLDNINDENGEIALCTLSAINLGKINDLSEIEEPAELIVRALDALLDYQDYPVIAAKKGSMNRRTLGVGVINYAYYLAKNSTRYSDSAALGLTHRTFEALQYYLLKASNKLAQEQGACPWFDQTTYSQGILPIDTYKSDLDGICNEPLHLDWEGLRADIKAHGLRNSTLSALMPSETSSQIANATNGIEPPRGLVSIKQSKDGILKQVVPDIESLADQYELLWQMPDNNGYLRLVGIMQKFIDQSISANTNYDPSKFEGNKVPMKVLIQDLLTAYKFGVKTLYYHNTRDGADDSQSDIDDGCAGGACKL from the coding sequence ATGGTACATATTGACAAAATCCAAGTCACCAAACGCGATGGCAGATCAGAACCAATTGACCTAGAAAAAATCCATAAAGTCATCACTTGGGCGGCTAAAGACCTAAAAGATGTATCCGTATCCCAAGTGGAATTAAAGTCACACATCCAGTTTTATGATGGCATTCGCACCAAGGACATTCATGAGACCATTATTAAAGCTGCCGCCGACTTAATCTCTGCATCGACACCAGATTATCAATATTTAGCAGCGCGTCTTGCCATCTTCCATCTGCGTAAAATCGCTTATGGCGATTACGAGCCACCACACCTATACGACCACGTCTCTAAATTGACCGAAGCAGGCAAGTATGACAAGCACATCTTGGCTGACTACACTTATGAAGAATTCGATGAGCTAAATAACTACATCGATCACGAACGCGACATGAATCTTGCTTATGCTGCTGTTGAGCAGATGATGGGCAAATACCTGGTTCAAGACCGCGTCACCAAGCAAGTCTATGAAAGCCCGCAGTTCCTATATGTACTGGTTGGTATGTGTTTGTTTGCCGCTTATGATAAGGCGGAGCGTTTGGATTATGTGAAGCGTTTTTATGATGCAACGTCTAACTTTTATATCTCTTTGCCAACGCCCATCATGTCGGGCGTGCGCACACCAACACGTCAGTTCAGCTCGTGCGTACTGATTGAGTGCGGTGACAACCTAGACAGCATCAACGCCACCACTTCTGCCATCGTGCGCTATGTCTCACAGCGTGCAGGCATTGGCATTAACGCAGGCGCAATACGCGCCCTAGGTTCGCCAATTCGTGGCGGTGAAGCGCAGCACACAGGCTGTATTCCATTCTTCAAAATGTTCCAGGCTGCGGTTAAATCCTGCTCACAAGGTGGTGTTCGTGGCGGTGCAGCGACTCTATTTTATCCAATGTGGCATCTAGAAGTTGAAAGCCTACTCGTCCTAAAAAACAACCGTGGCGTTGAAGACAACCGCGTGCGCCACATGGATTACGGCGTTCAAATCAACAAAACCCTATATGCACGTCTGATCCAAAACAAAGAAATCGCTCTGTTCAGCCCATCAGATGTACCAGGACTGTATGAGGCATTCTTCGCTGACCAAGCAGAATTTGAGCGCCTATACACGCAGTACGAGAACGATGAAAGCATCCGCAAACGCAAGATTCCTGCCAGAGAGCTATTTAGTCTCATGCTTCAAGAGCGTGCGAGCACAGGTCGTATCTATGTACAGAACGTCGATCACTGCAATACACACAGCCCATTCGACCCTGCAGTTGCACCGATCCGCCAGTCAAACTTATGTATGGAAATCGCCCTACCGACCAAGCCTCTAGATAACATCAACGATGAGAATGGCGAGATTGCTCTGTGCACATTATCCGCAATTAACTTAGGCAAAATCAACGACCTGTCTGAGATCGAAGAGCCCGCCGAACTTATCGTGCGTGCGCTTGATGCCTTGTTAGACTACCAAGACTACCCTGTCATCGCCGCCAAAAAAGGCAGCATGAATCGCCGTACGCTTGGCGTTGGTGTGATCAACTACGCTTATTATCTTGCCAAGAATAGTACGCGCTACTCAGACAGCGCAGCGCTTGGCTTGACTCATCGCACCTTTGAGGCGTTGCAATATTATCTATTAAAAGCCTCTAACAAGCTTGCACAAGAGCAAGGTGCTTGCCCATGGTTTGATCAGACGACTTACAGTCAAGGCATTCTACCAATCGACACCTATAAGTCGGACCTAGATGGTATCTGCAACGAGCCACTACACCTTGATTGGGAAGGTCTTCGCGCTGACATCAAGGCACATGGACTGCGCAACTCCACACTGTCTGCGCTTATGCCATCCGAGACCAGCTCTCAGATTGCCAACGCAACCAACGGCATCGAGCCGCCTCGAGGTCTTGTTTCTATCAAGCAATCAAAAGATGGCATCTTAAAGCAAGTTGTGCCTGACATCGAATCACTGGCTGACCAGTATGAATTGCTATGGCAAATGCCTGACAACAACGGCTATCTACGCCTTGTCGGCATCATGCAAAAATTCATCGACCAAAGTATCTCTGCCAACACCAACTATGATCCTTCTAAGTTTGAAGGCAATAAAGTGCCGATGAAAGTGCTGATCCAAGACCTGCTGACCGCTTATAAATTTGGTGTAAAAACCCTATACTATCACAACACGCGTGACGGGGCAGATGACAGCCAAAGCGACATCGATGATGGCTGTGCAGGCGGCGCATGTAAATTGTAA
- a CDS encoding YbaB/EbfC family nucleoid-associated protein — protein sequence MNIQALMQQAQAMQKQVEKNVEAAKASLATKEVHSESGNGLVKVTMTGRHVVKRISIDPNLMDDEPDMIEDLVAAAINDAVRQADELSEEVMAGATTGMGLPKGMQGLFG from the coding sequence ATGAACATTCAAGCCCTAATGCAACAAGCTCAAGCCATGCAAAAGCAAGTTGAAAAAAATGTCGAAGCTGCCAAAGCAAGCCTTGCCACCAAAGAAGTGCATAGTGAGTCAGGCAATGGTCTGGTTAAAGTTACCATGACAGGTCGCCATGTGGTAAAACGCATCAGCATCGACCCTAACCTAATGGATGATGAGCCTGACATGATTGAAGATTTGGTTGCAGCGGCAATCAATGATGCCGTTCGCCAAGCTGATGAGCTGTCTGAGGAAGTCATGGCGGGCGCGACCACGGGTATGGGGCTACCAAAAGGCATGCAAGGTCTGTTCGGCTAA
- the recR gene encoding recombination mediator RecR, with protein sequence MLTPKFDQLVKELQVLPGVGQKSAQRMALQLLSKKRLQGINLAAALDIAMRDIIECRHCHSFSDDEICPICADPRRDGTLLCVVESASDVMAIEQSGAYRGKYFVLGGHLSPIDGIGADDLHIDELIFRLKNETVEELILATGATVEGQTTAFFITDAARPHVKKITRLAQGIPMGGELEYIDSLTLHQALQNRAFI encoded by the coding sequence ATGCTCACCCCAAAATTTGATCAATTGGTAAAAGAGCTACAAGTACTGCCTGGCGTCGGTCAAAAATCAGCACAGCGCATGGCTTTGCAGCTACTTTCCAAAAAACGTCTACAAGGCATCAATCTCGCTGCAGCGCTTGATATTGCCATGCGTGACATCATAGAATGCCGACACTGCCATTCTTTTAGCGATGATGAAATTTGCCCCATCTGTGCCGATCCACGTCGAGATGGCACCCTTCTGTGCGTGGTTGAGAGCGCTTCAGACGTGATGGCGATTGAACAAAGCGGCGCCTATCGTGGTAAGTATTTTGTGCTAGGTGGGCATTTATCACCCATTGATGGCATCGGCGCGGATGATCTGCACATTGATGAGCTGATTTTTCGCCTCAAAAACGAAACCGTCGAAGAGCTGATACTGGCTACAGGCGCGACCGTTGAAGGTCAGACCACGGCATTTTTTATTACAGATGCAGCGCGCCCTCATGTCAAAAAAATCACCCGTCTTGCCCAAGGCATTCCTATGGGCGGCGAATTGGAATATATCGATAGCCTAACCCTCCACCAAGCCCTCCAAAATCGCGCTTTTATTTGA
- a CDS encoding ribonuclease D, protein MTTTLTDDERFGFFRANDVDFDSLDDLPTVWVRTEDELYELIDEIDSVDVVALDTEFIKRTTYYPILALVQVNTGRAIYLVDAPRLDLTEFWQALIEVPTMVWYACGEDLGIFYLLAKNAPLTNIFDVQIGVAYLTGKLQAGYSQAVSEILGIDLDKGESQSDWLARPLSPTQEMYAANDVRYLLALYQAVQNKLAQNQVLDYVIEDSNLYAKELHHTANISDEVLYLDFTAPEYNRLQIGALKQLVMWREALARATNEPRTFIINKQAMREIIETLPDSIKLLARTTINRGSLRKYGDEIIRIIRMVKAQSVDSLPPLPLPVYKSKEKTFKKALDKAAHDHSHAINVPENLLLRGRWIHELLLMTAYDHPIDQLPDGLKGYRRAWVVGVLLPLLHEYKAQIIAGLEAPKP, encoded by the coding sequence ATGACAACCACCCTTACTGATGATGAACGTTTTGGCTTCTTTCGCGCCAATGACGTTGATTTCGATTCCTTAGATGACCTGCCTACCGTATGGGTGCGCACCGAAGATGAGCTTTATGAGCTTATCGATGAGATTGATTCTGTTGATGTCGTCGCACTTGATACTGAATTCATCAAGCGCACCACCTACTACCCAATCTTAGCCCTCGTTCAGGTCAATACTGGACGAGCCATTTACTTAGTGGATGCGCCACGCCTAGATTTGACAGAATTTTGGCAGGCTTTGATCGAAGTGCCGACGATGGTGTGGTATGCCTGCGGTGAGGACTTGGGGATTTTTTATTTACTTGCCAAGAATGCCCCTTTGACGAATATTTTTGATGTACAAATCGGCGTGGCGTACCTGACAGGCAAGCTTCAAGCAGGCTACAGCCAGGCAGTTTCTGAGATTCTAGGCATTGATTTGGATAAAGGCGAAAGCCAATCGGATTGGCTGGCACGCCCATTAAGCCCCACCCAAGAGATGTATGCGGCGAATGACGTGCGTTATTTGTTGGCACTTTATCAAGCGGTGCAAAATAAATTAGCACAAAATCAAGTGCTCGACTATGTCATAGAAGACAGCAATCTATACGCCAAAGAGCTGCATCATACCGCCAATATCAGCGATGAGGTGCTATACCTTGATTTTACTGCACCCGAATACAATCGCCTACAAATCGGCGCGCTAAAACAACTCGTGATGTGGCGAGAAGCCCTAGCACGAGCCACAAATGAGCCGCGCACTTTTATCATTAATAAGCAGGCCATGCGTGAGATCATAGAGACGCTGCCTGACAGCATCAAATTATTAGCCAGAACCACCATCAATCGTGGCTCACTACGCAAATACGGCGATGAAATCATACGCATCATACGCATGGTAAAAGCACAATCAGTTGACAGCTTACCGCCATTGCCACTACCTGTTTATAAGAGCAAAGAAAAAACTTTCAAAAAAGCCCTAGATAAAGCAGCCCATGATCACAGTCATGCCATCAATGTGCCTGAAAACCTACTGCTTCGCGGTCGTTGGATTCATGAACTGCTGTTAATGACCGCTTATGATCACCCCATTGATCAGCTACCTGATGGCTTAAAAGGTTATCGCCGAGCTTGGGTGGTGGGTGTACTTTTGCCATTATTGCATGAGTATAAAGCCCAAATCATAGCAGGATTGGAAGCGCCCAAACCATAA